AGATTCCTCTCGAATGGGGTTAGAATTAGCTTCTGTTCTTCTTCCAGCCTTTGGAAACAACACTTGTGGTTAGATTATTGACACTGATAATCCAACACAAATGTTACATAATTCATATATCTCAAATTGCACAAATGTTCTTCAGTTGGAACACTTTTTACTTAGTAAACATGCAACAATAACCACTGGATAACATTACTGTTTCACAAGAGCAAAGGTGACTGAGGTTATACACATTATACATACTGTGCAAGCTCTCGTCTCCACTCCAAAAagctgtctttctctgcttGCTGAAGTGCATCCGGACTGGTGCTTTCATCCCAGTGGGGGCTTAGAACAATGAGAGACATAACAACACTTATAAATGCaaaagtgtatatatataccaACGTTCAAGTGTTATAAAATCACGTAGCTCTTCTCGAGCTTACCGTCGAGGAATTCTGAGGAAATGCTTGTTGTCTTCATGCAGCTTTTTTagcctgtttttctcctctgatgTTAGTAGGCCTGCTCTAGCTTCCGCTGGCACAAACTGGATGTTGAGTTTCTCtaagaaaacaaagcaagaaaCAGTGAGAGACAGTAGTGGGATTGAATAAAGGTGCAGTGGATAACAGTAACACTGTGTGAATGCAGCAACCAGTGGAAATTTGGTTTAAGAGCCAATAATTTACCACAATATCTGCATTCAGTTTTACATACAACCGCGTCGTGGGGAGATGAGTACACCTTGCGATGCTATTTAAGTTAAATGAGCTACCACTTACAGTACCTGCAACAAACTCTGTTCCTGCCAATTCAGCAGTGGCCAGAAAGTCATCCATGGAACTCTGTTCTGTCACCGACTGCAGGTTCAGCCGTCCCCAGTCATAGCCATCATTCAGCTCACTGGTGTGGAGCTGGAAATGTGAAGCAAAGGTAAAATAAGGAGTTACAGTGAGTACAGCTGAAAAAAACCCTATCCAATAGACACAGTAGCTATCCAAATAGCTCTTATGGTTTGTATTCCCGTGATTGCCCGGCATCAAAACACATGGGTAACAGTTGTGAAAGTTTTGAGATTGCATGGAAGAAAAAATGTTCTTGGATGATTTATCTCCATGCCGAATTTACCCCAGGATCCTATTTATTACAAACGGGTATTAATTTATTAGCATAACTTTCCTGATAAGCAAAGCATCTATAAAATGACAATTCCTTAAAGGAGTTTTGCGTAAGCAACGATCCATACTAATCAGACCTATTGGCAGCTCTGCCGACGCCTACGTGCAGTGAATAAGTTGAGCGTCAAACAGGGACATAACTATTTGGGACTTAATAATATATTACGAACCTTGAGATAACTATCAGCTATTAATTATTACAGACATGTTTAATAAAACTTAGTTGTTGCCGTGTCATACCCAGGAGTCGCCCTTCTTGTTTCCTCGGCCTGACTGGAGTCTCTCTTTTATCAGAGCTCTGCCCAGTCCGCTTCCTCCGCCTGCCTTCTTCTTGCCCATAATAATCCCCGATGTTGTAACTTCacacaaaatactgtagtttaaTAAATCCAAAGGGGCAAACACAGTATCTGTCAGTAAGTACTGCTCTCCATGTGCACTACGTTGTTGTCGTAAGAACCGGAGGTGGGTCAAACCAATCGAGTGACGTATATCCGGACAATTTACTTCAGCGACTCAGATAAATATATTTCGTTTAAACAGATATTACTTTACATATAATATATCAATATCTAATCCTTAAAAAAGCATGAGATAATGTCTGCTTTTTTGTAAGCATCAATAATAAAACAGCTATGGTACAGTCCACTTTCTTTATCCAGCTATTAAATGTGCCCTGAAGAAAATGGGACAGAGCCAACTTTCGTTCCTCATGACTAACAGCAGtcagttttacagtcaaataaatatacaaaacaaaccTCACAAGTATCGTGCTGAATTagttaaaatttcacaaaagcCCAATATTGCGCAAAGTAACAAATAAAGTCCTCTTCCATCATCACTTAAACACGCAGAAGATTAACAAGCTCACTTATGATGTGAACCAAAAGATGGCAGCATAAAACAGCAGTATCTGAGTGACTCCTAGCTGCTTCCACGTAAACCAATATGAAGAAATGACACTGGCCTGGTAAATATTTACCTTCTGTTGCATATTCCTTCTTTCATGTAAGACCAGGTGGTGAATTCAcactgtttgattttctttgatAGTTTTGAGTTTAAGTGTGATACAACAGATTGTTGAATGTTGATGATTTCATTTAAGATGGAGAGCACCCAAGTCCAGATTCAAATCTAATTGTtagtaaaatgattttttttagtaTTCCATCTTGAAAAATTGCGAGACCATGACCACAAATCATAAGTAAGGCctaaaagagcaaaaagaagaaaaaaaaaattaaaaattaaaaaaactccACTGTCAAtcaattgttttaaaatgtgtaataacTTGGTTTCTTTGTGCACAGTCGATATTTTAtattggacatttttatttcatataatatTACTcgaatatgtttttaaaaaatatatatttttctataacATAACCAAATGACTCTTCTGACTAATGTTCTTAAGGTTCCGTTATTAGATGTTATTGTGTAATTGCTTCCCGTGACTAGGCCTAAATAGTCAGTGTAGtaatttttagtcattttaaagtaattaatcTTAAATGTTGGTCCATGCTGTAGCCATGTAGCCATGTGGAAACAGCCGACAAATGTGGGAGTTTTCTATCAATGAGCACAGTCAACACAAACCAGGACAGGCCTATTGTCATTTGGTTCAGTCCCCCCCCCCTACAGTCGCACTGAAATGGTTTCTCCCTGTATATAATCCACGAAGCTCGTCTCACTGTGGCAGATTGTTGTCTGCACTACAATAAGATTAGACTGGAGACACCACTATGGACAAGAGCACTTTAGAGGATGGACAGATGAAGTACGGTGTCTTTGCGTTCAGTTCTCATAGAGCAGCACATCAATGACCTGATAGGCAGTAAACACTTTTAGGATTTAGAAgtaataaaaagttttttttctttctctctcagtgctGCTGTTGACTGGAACCACTATTAAAATGCTGCCTTGGAAGAAGAATAAGTTCGACCTGATTGAGGAAGACAAGCAGTCCAAGCAGAAGGGCTATGCGGTGAGTCTCAACTATTCTGCGCTCACGTCCTTCGCCAAGTCCTGCCCCGAGAGCGCGCTCAACAGGGTGGGCAGCATGTTCAagtcaaagaggaaaaaggtgAAGATCACCAGCGAGGACCCCACGTACACGGTGCTCTACCTGGGGAACGCCACCACCATCCAGTCCAAGGGGGACGGCTGCACGGACGTGGCGGTGAGCAAGATCTGGGGCAAAAGCGAGATGGGCAAGAACGGCACCAAGATGAGGCTGACCGTCAGCTCGCAGGGCATCCGGATGGTGCATGTGGACGACAAGGCCAGGAGGCCGGGACACTTATACTTGCTGCACCGGATAACCTACTGTGTCGCCGACCCGAGGCTACCCAAGATTTTCGCTTGGATTTACAGGCACGAGATGAAGCACAAGGCCGTGATGCTGCGCTGCCACGCGGTGCTGGTGTCCAAGCCGGAGAAGGCAAAGGCCATGGCGCTGCTCCTGTACCAGACCTCGGCCACAGCCCTGGCCGAGTTCAAAAGACTAAAACGGAGGGACGACGCCaggcaccagcagcagcagctcataGGGGAACAAACCATCCCGCTAGTCCCCCTCAGGAAGCTGCTGAACGGACAGTGTTACTACAAACCCCCGGTGGAGCGCAGCCGGAGCGCGCCCAAGCTGGGCTCCATCACAGAGGACCTGGtcggggaggaggaggaagagaaagcgATGCACTTTGAGTGTGAGGATATTCTGGACACGGAAGATGGTTGTGTTACCAACGGTAAACAGGAGTTGACTCAGATTATTAATGACTTGGGAGAGATGAGCATAGGAAACGATGTGCAGTCACTGAAGGCTGACCTCAGGGTCACCAGACTTCTCTCTGGGGAGAGCACGGGGAGTGAATCCTCCATAGAGAGCAACCAGGAGCCCCCTCCGCTCACCAATGGCTTTGA
This genomic interval from Xiphias gladius isolate SHS-SW01 ecotype Sanya breed wild chromosome 6, ASM1685928v1, whole genome shotgun sequence contains the following:
- the fam43a gene encoding protein FAM43A — protein: MLLLTGTTIKMLPWKKNKFDLIEEDKQSKQKGYAVSLNYSALTSFAKSCPESALNRVGSMFKSKRKKVKITSEDPTYTVLYLGNATTIQSKGDGCTDVAVSKIWGKSEMGKNGTKMRLTVSSQGIRMVHVDDKARRPGHLYLLHRITYCVADPRLPKIFAWIYRHEMKHKAVMLRCHAVLVSKPEKAKAMALLLYQTSATALAEFKRLKRRDDARHQQQQLIGEQTIPLVPLRKLLNGQCYYKPPVERSRSAPKLGSITEDLVGEEEEEKAMHFECEDILDTEDGCVTNGKQELTQIINDLGEMSIGNDVQSLKADLRVTRLLSGESTGSESSIESNQEPPPLTNGFEEVKVQEIA